The Polyodon spathula isolate WHYD16114869_AA chromosome 21, ASM1765450v1, whole genome shotgun sequence genome contains the following window.
AATGGCCTACATCTAAAGCACAAGCTGTGGTGGTAGTTGTCGGGAATTTATTCgaataaattaaaattaagctGAAAAGGCACGCCCTTCATTGAagagacatagagagagagagaagaaggaTGGCTAGGGGTGACAGACCAGCCGCAGTGACGTCACCACCTGCCTGGAATAAAGGTTCTGCAGTAAAAATGATCTGCACCGGCGCATGCTCCAGCAAAACCCCAAAATACTGCATTACACAGGACGGGATATAATCCAGTACTGCGGCGGCTTTTCTACCATTTTCTACCATTTATTCTTTTCTAGAGAccgctttttgtctttttttttatcttgtcgGCTGCTTAGGTTAGCAtcgaatatattttatttcatctttctgtggtgttttctttttcttatcaGCTTTGGAGTGCGTTTTTACGTTCTGTCGCtttacctgcaaaataaaaccacaataatTTATTCCTGAAGCATACAACTCTGTTACACTGTAAAATCgaccaagctttaaaaaaatgtaagtatgcagctaaataatatatttttcattatttcctCTGCATGGTCAATCATGTTATCAATACtccaaaatgttgttttataaatactgtagcaGCCTTTCTAAATGATAGAGTGTATCACAACAATACAGGTTACCGAACTGGATCATTAGATACAAGGTGCGCAATATTGCGATAAGCATGTATCTTTATATAATACAGCTGCTGGTAGACTAATAAACGCCGAGGTCCGCGTTGCTGTTTAAGAATTGTATAGAcgctgcctgtctgcctgtctatccCTCTCTAACTGTACGAAGTACTTATGACACGACAGGCGTTTTGAAACGCATTTTCATGAAAGTAAGCCACATCTTACTGTGTCTGTGTGCGGGCGGGCGAGCGGGGATTATGTACTGACAAGACATTATAAAATGTGTTCTCGAGTTAGAGGGAAACAGTACCGGGATCCCAAGTCACCTCGGTGTATTATGTTAATGTTGTCTCCGGTAAAACACATgcattaataatttaataatacaacaaaagtGAAATTAAGAGACGCGCGGTGCAGAATGCCAGGGTGAACCTGGTGATATCATGCTTACCCTACCGTACCGCTAAACGACAGTCTTGTTGATAATATGCGAcgtttatatattattattattattattattattattattattattattattattattattattattattattattattattatttggagaGAGAGATACGTGAGAGGTGGACcagagggagacagagacagggacaggGGGGTGGGGTGTGAAAGCGAGACTGCACCATGTTTTTCAAAAGCtagacgttttttgtttgtttgtttgtttgtttgtttttttgccctcCCCTGTATTTTGTGTCTCTTGAACGCTGATCCTACCAAGGTGACGGGTTGCGCATTAAAAAATGTGATGGAAAGAGAACCCGAGCAAAAGGAAGACGGGGAGCACTGGGCAGTCTCTGCTTCGTTTTGTGTTGTCGATGTCGTGCAGAACACTTTCAAACCCTGGGTTCTTTTGAATTAGATCGTTTGGTGGGTAATCGCCGTCAATACTCATCGGTGATAATTCAAACGCGGATCGGTGAGGACCTTTCACATGAAAGGGCCCCCAGGATTCGTAAAGCAACCAGGgcacatacataagaacataagaaagtttataaacgagaggaagccattcggcccatcttgctcgtttggttgttagtagcttattgatcccagaatctcatcaagcagcttcttgaaggattgtgggtgtcagcttcaacaacattactggggagttgatgcccgaccctcacaattctctgtgtaaaaaagtgcctcctattttctgttctgaatgcccctttgtctaatctccatttgtgacccctggtccttgtttcttttttcaggtcaaaaaagtcccttgtgtcgacattgtcaataccttttagtattttgaatgcttgaattaggtcgccgcgtagtcttctttgttcaagactgaacagattcaatttttttagcctgtctgcataagacatgccttttaagcccggaataattctggtcgctcttctttgcactttccACGCATttaaaagatagatagatagatagatagatagatagatagatagatagatagatagatagacagacatgcGGTCAGGGTAGATaccgttgcatagctgcccccAGTGTTTTTTCATATCGCGTTGCGTACGACTCAGACCTTGCTACTTAAGTAccacggtgcgcacggtgcttatTGACTCGTAGTACCACAACAGGCAAGTGCGCCGATGCTGCACGGCACTCGGTGCATGTGGTGCGCGCTTTACCTGACCTACCCGTGGGAGAAGAGGACAAGGGGGTCGACCGGGCGCTCTCTATCACTGCCTAGTGGGGGGAATTCGCTTTTCCAGCGGAGATGGCGGTTGAGGGGGAACCTGCGTTCCCAACGGACGTGGTCCTTAGTTCCGAGGTGACCGCGGTTACTAACGCGCCACAGCTGTCAGGGTCGATGCCTGCGCTCATGGGGTACATGGCAGcctacctgcaggtcccctggacaacaGAGGTAGAGCCACGTTGCGCCGTCTTTCGTCCTCATGACATGGCTCCTCGACCTCAACCCTTCCCCGCCTcccctgattttatggaggagttGTGCTCCTCTTGGGaccacccagccacagcgccCACCCAGTTGAGACAGGGTTCTCAACTGGCCTTGCTGAAGGGGGTGGAGAAACTGGGCCTGGCGGGGTTTTCCCCTGTAGACTCCACCACACATCCGGAGGGCTTATGTAGCGGCGGCCCAGAGCAACCGCTTGGCCAACACATCCAGTATGCTGATTGCATATATGGATGGTATCTTGCATGATGCCCCGCTTGGCGGGATTATTGGTCAcatgcagacagctgtggctgtcgcaggcgTGGGTGCCGGATGCCAATAAGGCTGCACTTTTGGATGCGCTTATATCGCCaggccagcagtggaggagatcctgcagctgTCTTTTTGAGAGCGTAAGGCATCTCGGCAATTCGTCGCAttgctccctccccccgctcCAGTGCAGGGTAGGTCGAGCCACTGGCACTTGCCTCTGACGCAGACAGTCAACAGGACGGTGCCAGTTCAGACAGCCCCCTGGGTGACCTTAAGCATCACCAACAAGTCTCATCTCAGACGAGAGGCAGGACTTTCCCGCAACGTGGAGGGCGCGGCCGTGGCCAGCCCACGCAGAAGCACCCAAGAAGGCGGTTCCAAGGCACTCGCCCTAGGCAACCGCATCAACCTCAGCCGCCCCTGCAGGGCCCCTGAGGGATTGAGGCCTCAGACCCAGTTTATGGCACATTAACTCCACTACTGGCACGCTTGCACCTCCGACTTGTCCgaacctgctgtcccttcggACGACGCATGTTCTGGGCGTGGAAAATCGggtggcggacctcctctcaagggagggCCCACATCCGTCAGAGTGGCGGCTCCACTGTCAGATGGTGGAGCGCATTTGTGAACAGTTCGTGAAGGCGCAGGTCGATTTCTTCGCCTCGGCagagacgacacattgccccctatggtactcccctCCACCACTTTGGTGGTCCACTCGGCGTTGACGCCCTAGCCCATGTTTGGCCCAGAGTGCTCCGTTATGCATTTccacctctgccattactcccggcctttctcaaaaaggtctggttagcgtcagttctcctagtagcccccaagtggcccaggagaatctggttctcaaccctgttcCAGCTATTGAATGGCCCCCCCTGGGAGATTCCGCTTCACCTGGATCTCCTTAGACAGACGAGAGGCACgatttggcacccggagccggggcaggctccagctatgggtctggcccctgaaagggaccgctggtcagccttggGGCTGTCAGACACagttgtgggtactctgcagaatGTTAGGGCGCATTCTACTAGGTGTACGCCTATAGGTGGAAATATTTTCAGGATTGGTCATGATCCAATcacttgtcccatgcctgtcatctttcACTTTCTgtaagatctgcttgaggctggtagacaCACATCAACTTTGTGAAgcggtgataaaaaaaaaaaaaaagaaagaccacCCACCACCTTGCACCACCTTGCAGTACTGTATAACAACCCCCAAAAATTATATCATTCTTGAACTTTTACTGCTTGAAACCCAGAGTGAATGACCATGTCCATCTTCAGAAATTTTTATCAGGATCTAACATTATAAGTTCCCACATCAGAACACCACTCAgaaatatttgccttttatttaccTAAGGATACGTAtgtaaaatatgatatttattttgggatagaatgtgaaagcctttttctacaaagaaacTGTTATTATATATCCAGCACTGAACTTAACAAGACTGGACTGTGGTACTGTATCTGTATACATTGTATAGGAGCTGATATTATTACAGAAAAAAGGAATCACATTATTCTATATTGTATACACAATCAGTCGGCTAGTAACTGGTTTATTACTTGACGTGTATATCTGACAATGATACAGAATGTTGAGTAGCTGGATTAATGCAGGGTGTAAGGATGTGTTAGTATTTATTTTGGATCATTCAATAGACCCATAACCAACATCCTTGAAATTCTTAATTTTGTAATCAAACAGCTCAGGTGCTGAGGTGCTCCATGTTGATGGATAGTCGAGTTCATCAAGACATGACCTATCCCACACCATGGACCCGACTGGCTATACCCAGATTTGCCGCTGCTGGAAAATGTTTGCGAGCAAAATATTGGTCACCGAGCAGTATTTTGCCATTCTAAAATTCTGATGTGGTGACACTTTCCCGCAACGCCATTTTTTCGTCAATGTGTGTTCACtctaattgaaataaaaggtGAGCGATATGTGTGGCATTTTGCGCTCCCCGCTAGTGGTGCCACGCCGCTCATGTGTGTCCTAGGTTTTAAGGGGCATTCACACTGGACGTGGCGCGacagtagcaattgttttcaatgaaggcgaTCACGCGTAGTGGCAGAGGGAAGCACCACAGAGTGGTgcgcaggagataaaatattttaaactttcacTGCGCCTTGTCGTGACATAAAttaccagcagccaatcaggggaaagtaggaggctcctttgcgaggaagaaataaaaataaaatagaggaaaagcttgtggttctgatttcagGTTTTCCTGagttatataatataacattaagtaggtttgaaatctgccttcattaAAGTGGCCCACAACGATCTTACATTTCTTTCTGCGGTAGCACGGCGATCGCaattagcatttttttgtttgctgttcattgctTCAGGTATATTTGAGATGCACAATACCACTGATTGTTGCTGCGTTTACAGCCCCGCCCCCCGTCCCCCCCCTCcccgaaaaaagaaaaaagttttatatgatgggatggcagtagttgcattttttgtATAATGCTCAGTAATATCAATGTactccactggtgttttctgcTGTTGTGCAGCTTTGACTGTTGTTGATGCTGCTTTCTTTGCTCGGTTTTTGGTTCGGGTtttagagagggagagggagagggagagggatgggggggggggggtgtagatcTGCCAGTATAAAAgcaccacagtaaaaaaaaaaatgggcatcTTTCCATATAAATGTAGAATTTATTAAGAGACTTAGAAAGGGAGTTCATTGGACAGATTCAATTCTATTAGTTTACATCAGTGAGGAGACAGACAGTAGTCTTGAACAATGTTATTGTTACTGTATATTTTGGGGTGCATTGTCTCTTCAGCAGGCAGGTTGTGATAGACACTAAGCGCTGCCCTGCTCTGTATCATTGGAAATGTATTATGTGTATAATAATCCTTTTTAGATGAGTCACCAGTATAATTAAATCTCAGTTTTTAACCTGCAGACTTTTGGTAAAATTAATTACAACAGCAAAACCTGATTGAATTGTTTGTGAGTCACTATATGGGATGTGATTATTTCCCCTCTGTGATGCTGTTTGTTGCCCTGTCTGATGGTATTCTATCTCCCAGGTCTGCTCCTGCGCCTGCAGCTGCCCCTGGATCCCCTGGGGCCCCTGGGGCCCCTGAGCCCCCCCCAAACACATCCAGCAACAGGAGGCTACAGCAGACACAGGCGCAGGTGGAGGAGGTAAGAGAGCTCACACTCACACTGAAAACACTGACACGCACCAGGAGACACACTGCTGCCTCAGCATTTTGGGTACCATTGAGTTCTGTTGCTCCTCCAATATTAACTAGATAAGATCTCTAGAAATCCAGAtgcattattattacaaaatctGAGTTCAGTTCTATATTGCTTTGCTCTTACATTGTGTTAGAATCAGGGTTTGCTTCACTAATGACAGAAAACTGATATATTTTATAGAAACTTCAGCTCATATAAGGATCCTTGTGAAATAAAAGATAAAACTTCACTTGTACAAAACTGTCTGAATCCTGCCTAATCCTGTGTGCCTCTCTGTCCCCCTGTTTGTCTCACTGTCCccttgtgtgtctctctgtccccGTCTGTCTCTTTGTCCTCTTTGTGTCTCTCTGTTCCCAGGTAGTGGACATCATGCGGGTGAATGTGGACAAGGTCTTGGAGCGGGACCAGAAACTGTCCGAGCTGGACGACCGTGCGGACGCGCTTCAGGCCGGAGCCTCGCAGTTTGAGAGCAGTGCCGCCAAACTCAAGAACAAGTACTGGTGGAAAAACTGCAAGGTAACCTGAGGCTGCTAATCCAGTATCATGCGtacacaacactgacacacaaagcAAGGTAACCTGGGGCTGCTAATCCAGTATCATGCGtacacaacactgacacacaaagcAAGGTAACCTGGGGCTGCTAATCCAGTATCATGCGtacacaacactgacacacaaagcAAGGTAACCTGGGGCTGCTAAtccagcactgacacacacagctgTACTGACAcatacagcactgacacacagagcccTACTGACACATACAGGGctgacacacacagcactgacacacacagcccACCTGACACACACAACGCTGAGACACAGAGCCTTACTGACACACACAGCCCTactgacacacacagcactgacacacacagccctactgacacacacagagcctTACTGATACACACAGCCCTACTAACGCACacagcagtgacacacacagcagTGATACACAcagaactgacacacacacagcactgacacacacagccctactgacacacacaaccctactaatacacacagcactgacacactcAGCCCTAATACACACAGCCCTCCTGACACACACAGCACCGAAACACACAACCCTACTGATACACGCAGCAAAGACACACACAGCCCTCCTGACACATACAGCCCTGACAGACGTAGTActgacacacagcactgacacataCGGCAAGATAACCTGGGGCTTCTAATCCAACATCGTACatacacagcactgacacacacagcccctaTTGACACACACAGCGctgacacacacagcactgacacacacagcccctaTTGACACACACAACGCTGAGACACAGAGCCTTACTGACACACACAGCCCTACTGACACACACAGCCCTATTGACACACACAGTGCTGACACACAGAGCCTTGCTAACACACACAGCCCTACTGACACACACAGCGctgacacacacagcactgacacacacagcccctaTTGACACACACAACGCTGAGACATAGAGCCTTACTAACACACAAAGCccttctgacacacacacagcgctgacACACAGAGCCTTGCTATCACACACAGCCCTACTGACACACACAGCCCTACTGACACAAAGAACCCTACtaatacacacagcactgacacacacagcctACCTGACACACACAGAACTGGCACACACAACCCTCCTGACACACACAGCCCTGACAGACCTAGCCctgacacacagcactgacacacacagccctcctgatacacacagcactgatacacacaacactgacacacacagccctactcatacacacagcactgacactcGTAGCCCCTATTGACACACACAACGCTGAGACACAGAGCCTTACTGACACACACAGCCCTACTGACACAAACAGCCCTACTGACACACACAGTGCTGACACACAGAGCCTTGctaacacacaacactgacaaacacacagccCTACTGACACTCATAGccctacagacacacacagccctactaatacacacaacactgacacacagagcccTACTcatacacacagcactgacacacacagccctcctgtcacacacagcactgacacacagtcCTACTGATGCACACAGCACTAACAAACACAGCCCTactgacacacacaaccctcctgacacacacagcactgacacacacaaccctcctgacacacacagcactgacacacacaaccctactgacacacacaaccctcctgacacacacagcactgacacacacaaccctcctgatacacacagcactgacacacacagccctactgacacacacaaccctactaatacacacagcactgacagacaCAGCCTACCTGACACACACAGCCCTGACAGACCTAGTCTtgacacacagcactgacacacaaagCCCTCCTGACACACATAGCACCGACAAACACAGCCCTACTGATACACACACCGCTGACACACACAGCCCTCctgacacacacagcactgacatacACAGCCCTACTGATACACACACCACTGAAACACAAAGCCCTCctgacacacacagcactgacacacacagcccctgctgatacacacaccactgacacacaAATCCCTCCTGACACACACAGCCCTGACAGACCTAGCCctgacacacagcactgacacacacagccctcctgatacacacagcactgacactcATACccctacagacacacacagccctactaatacacacaacactgacacacacagccctACTCATACgcactgcactgacacacacagtactgacacacacaatactgacacacacagccctcctgacacacacagtactgacacacacagccctactgacacacacaccactgacacacacagccctACTGGCACACACAACCCTACTAATACACACAGCCctactgacacacacaacactgacagacacagcactgacacactcagcccttactgacacacacagcaccgacacacacagtactgacacacacagggctgaatCAGTGCTGACAGACACTGGCAGTAGTTCCATTGCTTCCTCCTTGAAATCAATACCCAATGTAGCTTCTTAAACATAACTGGAACCAACAAGAGATCCACTGACCTACATGCTGGAGTCCTGTTGCCCTCCCCAGACTCCCCCCATTGCAGCTGTCTATAACTGAGCTACCTCAGTGTAATTGTGACCTTTTGCCATTGTAGTGTCACTGTCTGGCTATCTGTGTGTCTGCagctattgaagatcatttgggaagggtatatttagcacactgtggtcccattctaccaatggcagcctccTCCCATTTTAGCTGCCCTATCCTTGTGCTACTGTTGCCTTCAGTAGCTATAGCAGGAGAATTAGTCCCCTGACTCATCAGGCCTTACATGTGATTCAGAGTGCAATGATAAGTGTTTCTAATATTTTGTCCAGCCCATTGTAACCAGGGATGCatcgaatccaggattcggttttggattcggcccgaatacctactttttgagcagtgTTCATATTACTCTGAATTCAAATCCTAGATCtgcccagacgcacatccattttaatatatccctccaatgtgtgcagctctttaaataaaagacacaattCCGGTATTGAACATAACttagtatttaataacaagaacacgtttgatgaattCTGTCAATGCTCTCAACTCCCTGTTACTGGTGGTGCACACTAAAAACACGCCATGCatctgctgaatgcaaacacaCCTCCATATGCAACAGCACAATCACATCACACTTTGCATGGAGTAAaattatgcagtaaacctgtaatatatggtaatggcaaactgttgtagacttttgtgctttgttgctttgtctgagatgtgttctagagatcatactgagagaaaaataaataaattggtgcacagaaatatattttttgtaactttacaaaaatatatatttttgtgccccaatttatttaaaaattttacTTTACTGTAATGTGTAAATACAAGTTGAACAATTTGGGAGCTGCTGTGTTtgattaaaatcatttttaaactatttcgtagcctatttgatatgtggtacacacagtgcatttaaatcaacgtagGTTTTATTTCTCAGGGAGATTCAAGTCACTCATCACTGTAATTTAaggttgtcaacaggctccagaatctctgGACACTTTACGGCAggtcaagtttttgtttttttaactcacctctctaaactgcaatgtattcagcatgtaaagtgagtgtgaattgtttgagcagtttagtaaatgtatttaattttttaattgtggTGGTGATTCTATCTGGAGAGCCTCTTAACAACGATTAATCgtattgcttgaatttttttatacaataaataatatctATCTAAATAGTGCAACACtattattatagataactttgcactcacctgcactttCATTTAAcgttgtgacagcaggtaaagtttctatttgtttaatacttCACACAGTCctgcccagtcagagactcagaaagctaATCTTGCAGACTCGCAgacatgtgtgtgcttttggtatcaactaaataaaacaattcaatcgCTTTTGGTatcaactaaataaaacaattcaatcaATTTTGTGACAGTTCACACAATttacactcactttactgaatgcattgcagcttagagaggtgagttacaaaacctgattTTCCTTAgagtcccgagattctggagtctgctggcaaccctactctcagatcaggtgacatcATTAatgaaaatagtgggttatggcaaagatgcagctctcctttcttgtaaaggtaaagtaaatggttctgtattttgacatttctgttgtgggggagggggctagcggaAAATTGTGTAagcttcaaactgaaatcttattcagggatatatttccattcagtaataaaaatactatgaactagagttgcaagcaactttacagcttccaagcagttattgtgaaatttaagcgCATTGATTGTTATTGATCAAACATTATCATCACAAATCATTTTAGACACAGCTGACTGTCAGTTTTGGCAAAAAAGCATTGGttagcagcaaattaaaatgttatttggatgcaaacaataaacaaaaacaggaagatctttttgtgaactgatacagtattttgataatggttttaaaGGAACCTGTCAACGACActgaatacacgtttcaattgctgcgttctgttacccagagcttgctgcgctggTTGCTCTTGGCTGTTGCCTTTTTGACGTCACACACTTTTAGAGAAATGCCTTCTACAAACCTTGTAGAACAGTACCCATTTTCAacaagtcagtttaatgtaaaattatacatcacttatcacagatttagtacattatgtttgtttaaataattgatttattgatttaatatagcgttgacaaggctgttcacgacttcattgtataatgataaaatgttgttcgcctcCGGAAACAAGGTGGCAGCATTAGTTTTAGTGGTTGTTTGCATTTTAGCAGGCATTACCAGTTTTCATGGTTATAGGTGGCCCTCTTGTGGTGAACTTTAGAATGCAGTCTTTGTCCTGCTTTATGAATTAAATCTCAGTTTTTGTACACATCCTATGAATGCTGTCAATGTGctataagaaacaaaacaaaaaatctaaaagtGTTTGCAATCAGTGGCAATAGGAGCTACTCTGTGGTTTTAATGGCAAgttgtaaaaatgaaacaaatggatGGTGACATTGAACTTTACGAACacaatgaaaactgaacagacagcACGATTAGCAACAACACGTTGGCTACCAGATGTCAAATGCTATGATTTTCGCTAATACATTTTAAGAGGTTGTACTAAATACAGTAAGTTAGTATCTACTGACATCTACACAACGAACACGCActgaaatatgcattaaaaaaaatcagtagttGATGGTTTAACATGTaggcaagttaaaaataaacagttgacaaACCAGGACCATTTTTAAGGTACATACACTGCATGTAAattattaagaatattttttcttacttgctgttTACTGCGCCGCTGGGATAGTGAACCGAAGCCTGAACAGAGTCTAACCACGCATGGCATTCACAGTAAAGCACGTGGAATATGCGGCAAacgttttgaaagaaaaataaataaataaataaataaaaattgtggtTAATAAtattgaggggggaaaaaaataagattgccttCCAGATTAGCCTCTAATCTagtgtgatatagctactatttttttttttttttttttttttgcaatttcaaTTGCTAGAAATGTCAAGAGCACattactgtgtatactgcatgattattgattcgTACCGACATCtagtggtattgtgttaaactgtattactgCTGCTGTTTGATAGAGccaggctgactgagaaatatgtctgggtttggtctgcagaaaaggtggcaaccctacttacactgtgtgtgtgtcagtatgtgtaccGTTCTGTACATGCCTTCATGTCCacaaatttattttaagtaaataacGATTACGGCAGAAAAGCTGCTCGGCTCCAATTATACAAAAATGTCcgcttttttttttggggtgggggggggggggggggggggggggggggggggggggggggggggggggggggggggggggggggggggcttctctGCATAATCGTGCGATCTTCACTGCTACAATTGTATTTCATAGAGCAAGCGATTGTGAAGAGTTCTGTCTGTACTTTTCATTACCTAAAATAATCAGTTAAATGAAAGATCCGCTTGCAAGCTTGCCCCCCATGCGTCCTTTAAGTGGGTTACACGCGCGGTTCGTATTCAATATTTGTGATTGTTGTTTTACCACAgtagttataaaaataattgtattctgatttttaaacaaagtgtATTCATATGACTTGTACAGGTCATGAATTtatacatttcattgttttgaTTGTCTTCTGGTGTAAATGGTGCATTTTTTTTCAACTGGCTTCGGTTCAGCTAACAATAGCGTTTCTCACacacactttaca
Protein-coding sequences here:
- the LOC121295968 gene encoding synaptobrevin-like, which encodes MSAPAPAAAPGSPGAPGAPEPPPNTSSNRRLQQTQAQVEEVVDIMRVNVDKVLERDQKLSELDDRADALQAGASQFESSAAKLKNKYWWKNCKMMIMMGVIGAIIVGIIIIYFFT